The following coding sequences lie in one Niabella agricola genomic window:
- a CDS encoding beta-N-acetylhexosaminidase: MAQTKSEPAIIPRPAVVTTQPGYFQLNTATKIGVSAGNAPARKLGEMLSQAVKDQTGLFIPVTEKKGPAPNTLFIELVSQPDSLGKEGYQLNVDNKGIILRASESSGAFYGIQTLLQLLPADPEALAKRPVQIPAVTIKDRPRFEWRGLMLDCGRYYYSMNFLKKLIDYMAMHKMNVFHWHLTEDHGWRLEIKKYPRLTDIGAWRTATEFSQGRLNGTPTGGYYTQAQARELVAYAAERYVTIVPEIEMPGHASAALVAYPELSCTGGPFKTLTRWGIQKDIFCAGNEKTFAFLEDVLKEVTAIFPGAVVHMGGDEAPKDRWKSCPKCQTRIREEHLKDEHELQSYFVKRVEKIFTAQKRNYIGWDEILEGGLAPNAWVMSWRGIKGGIEAARQGHNVVMTPYDYYYLDYYQGKPSLEPNAIFDHAINTLEKVYGFEPCPQELTADEARFIKGVQGNVWSEFIHTPEKVTYMTFPRAAAIAETGWTPKDRKQWTDFTRRMETQYNRYDLLHINYAKSAYNVWQTTILDSVTNTATISFKTNSYQPEIRYSTDGNEPTAQSTLYAGPFKVKAPVLIKSATFKNGKMVSNVYEEAVLSK; this comes from the coding sequence ATGGCTCAAACAAAAAGTGAACCGGCGATTATACCGCGGCCCGCGGTTGTAACCACACAGCCGGGCTACTTCCAGTTGAATACAGCCACAAAAATTGGCGTTTCCGCCGGTAACGCACCCGCCCGTAAACTGGGCGAAATGCTGTCGCAGGCAGTAAAAGATCAAACGGGGCTTTTCATTCCGGTAACAGAAAAAAAGGGGCCTGCACCCAATACACTTTTTATTGAGCTGGTGTCACAACCGGATTCACTGGGTAAAGAAGGTTACCAGCTAAACGTTGATAACAAAGGGATCATACTCCGCGCATCTGAAAGTAGTGGCGCCTTTTACGGGATACAAACGTTGTTGCAATTACTGCCTGCTGATCCGGAAGCGCTGGCAAAGCGCCCGGTGCAGATCCCGGCTGTAACGATTAAGGACCGGCCGCGTTTTGAGTGGCGGGGGTTGATGCTGGATTGCGGCCGTTACTATTACTCCATGAACTTTTTAAAAAAGCTGATCGACTACATGGCGATGCATAAAATGAATGTGTTTCACTGGCATCTTACGGAAGATCATGGCTGGCGGCTTGAGATCAAAAAATATCCAAGACTGACAGATATCGGTGCCTGGAGAACCGCTACGGAATTCTCCCAGGGGCGGTTAAACGGTACTCCCACCGGCGGTTATTACACACAGGCACAAGCCAGGGAGCTGGTGGCCTACGCTGCGGAGCGCTATGTAACCATTGTACCGGAAATAGAAATGCCCGGGCATGCTTCTGCCGCATTGGTTGCGTATCCCGAACTGTCCTGCACCGGCGGTCCCTTCAAAACCCTTACCCGCTGGGGCATTCAAAAAGACATCTTTTGTGCCGGCAATGAAAAAACCTTTGCTTTCCTGGAAGACGTGCTTAAAGAAGTAACGGCTATTTTTCCGGGAGCCGTTGTTCATATGGGTGGAGATGAAGCACCTAAGGACCGCTGGAAAAGCTGCCCCAAGTGCCAGACACGGATTCGTGAAGAGCACCTGAAAGATGAACACGAATTACAAAGCTATTTTGTAAAGCGTGTTGAAAAAATATTTACTGCTCAAAAAAGAAATTATATCGGGTGGGATGAGATCCTCGAAGGCGGGCTGGCGCCCAACGCCTGGGTAATGAGCTGGCGCGGAATTAAGGGTGGCATTGAAGCCGCCCGGCAGGGACACAATGTGGTGATGACGCCCTATGATTATTACTATCTTGATTATTATCAGGGGAAACCCTCCCTGGAGCCCAATGCCATTTTTGATCACGCCATCAATACCCTGGAAAAAGTGTATGGCTTTGAGCCCTGCCCCCAGGAGCTAACAGCGGATGAAGCCCGTTTTATAAAAGGCGTGCAGGGAAATGTGTGGAGCGAATTCATCCATACGCCCGAAAAAGTAACATACATGACCTTTCCCCGTGCTGCAGCGATTGCAGAAACCGGGTGGACTCCAAAGGACCGCAAGCAATGGACCGACTTTACCCGGCGCATGGAAACACAATACAACCGCTACGATCTTCTGCACATCAACTACGCGAAAAGCGCTTATAATGTATGGCAGACCACCATTCTTGACAGCGTTACCAATACAGCAACCATCAGTTTCAAAACCAATAGTTATCAGCCGGAAATCCGGTATAGCACCGATGGCAATGAGCCTACAGCTCAATCTACATTATATGCCGGACCCTTTAAGGTTAAAGCCCCGGTATTGATAAAATCGGCAACGTTTAAAAACGGAAAGATGGTCAGCAACGTGTATGAAGAAGCGGTGCTCAGCAAATAA
- a CDS encoding response regulator has translation MFTILLVDDNEEILDFLKDDLEEKYAVLTATNGHEAIEQLNTHIVHLIISDIMMPGMDGLEFCDYVKSHFEWSHIPIVLLTAKNTLQSKIEGLDAGADAYIEKPFSPEHLNAQVASLLSNRMKLKDYFAQSPLAHIKTMAHTKMDEQFLEKLQQLIEAHLSDTLLDVEFLAQRLNMSRPTLYRKIKSISDLSPNEMINLTRLKKAAVLISQGHHHMNEIAETVGYNSLTQFGRNFHKQFGMTPTDYAKKMNP, from the coding sequence ATGTTTACCATTCTGCTGGTAGACGATAACGAAGAGATTCTCGACTTCCTGAAAGATGACCTGGAAGAGAAATATGCTGTTCTGACAGCTACGAACGGCCATGAAGCCATAGAGCAGTTGAATACGCATATTGTGCACCTGATCATCAGTGATATTATGATGCCGGGAATGGACGGACTGGAATTTTGCGATTATGTAAAATCACATTTCGAATGGAGCCATATCCCCATTGTGTTGCTGACCGCAAAAAATACACTGCAATCAAAAATAGAGGGGCTGGATGCCGGTGCCGACGCCTACATAGAAAAACCATTTTCCCCGGAACATCTGAACGCGCAGGTGGCCAGTTTGCTCAGCAACCGGATGAAGCTGAAAGACTATTTTGCCCAATCGCCGCTGGCGCATATTAAAACCATGGCGCATACAAAGATGGATGAGCAGTTTTTAGAAAAGCTGCAACAACTCATTGAAGCGCATTTGTCCGATACGCTCCTGGATGTTGAATTCCTGGCGCAACGGCTCAACATGAGCCGGCCCACCCTTTACCGGAAAATAAAATCCATTTCTGATCTGTCGCCCAATGAAATGATCAATCTTACGCGGCTAAAAAAAGCGGCCGTACTGATCAGTCAGGGACATCATCATATGAATGAAATCGCAGAAACGGTGGGCTATAATTCCCTTACCCAGTTTGGACGGAACTTTCACAAGCAATTCGGCATGACCCCCACGGATTATGCAAAGAAAATGAACCCTTAA
- a CDS encoding BaiN/RdsA family NAD(P)/FAD-dependent oxidoreductase: protein MRKTVYIIGGGASGFFCAVNAARMNPQLKVVILEKSNKLLSKVKISGGGRCNVTHACYDIVEMTRRYPRGGHFVKKLFHQFFTNDTIAWFKDRGVQLKTEADGRMFPVSDSSQTIIDCLLNEAGRYGVEIRMQCGVTGLERTAEGFAIYTAKEVFHGDYVCVACGGFPRTEQFQWLKNLGHTIAEPVPSLFTFNSPRHPVTALMGVSIPDAKVTVTGTKLQQRGPLLITHWGISGPVVLRLSAWGARELAALNWNFRAIINWLPEVPEPLLRERMGQWRLEKAAQKVGSKNQLGLPNRLWEFLLEQSGIDAQKRWADLPSKNQNQLIKNIGTFELPVEGKTTYKDEFVTAGGIILPDLDPQTMMSKKVPGLFFTGEVIDVDGITGGYNFQHAWSSGFVAARAMVQLSAA, encoded by the coding sequence TTGCGAAAAACAGTTTATATCATTGGAGGAGGGGCTTCGGGTTTTTTTTGCGCTGTAAATGCTGCGCGCATGAACCCGCAGCTGAAGGTAGTCATTCTTGAAAAAAGCAATAAACTGTTATCTAAGGTAAAGATCAGCGGGGGCGGGCGTTGCAATGTAACTCATGCCTGTTATGATATTGTAGAGATGACCCGGCGTTATCCGCGCGGCGGGCATTTTGTGAAAAAATTGTTTCACCAGTTCTTTACCAACGATACGATTGCCTGGTTTAAGGACCGGGGAGTGCAACTGAAAACAGAAGCCGACGGCCGTATGTTCCCGGTGTCGGATTCCTCGCAAACCATCATCGATTGTTTGTTGAATGAGGCGGGCAGGTATGGTGTGGAGATCCGCATGCAGTGCGGGGTAACAGGGCTTGAGCGAACCGCTGAAGGGTTTGCCATTTATACGGCCAAAGAAGTGTTCCATGGCGACTATGTATGCGTGGCCTGCGGCGGTTTTCCCAGGACTGAACAGTTCCAATGGTTAAAAAACCTGGGGCACACGATAGCAGAACCGGTGCCTTCTTTATTTACATTTAACAGCCCCCGCCATCCCGTTACCGCATTGATGGGCGTAAGTATACCTGATGCAAAGGTTACAGTGACCGGTACAAAACTGCAACAGCGCGGACCGTTGCTGATCACCCATTGGGGCATCAGCGGACCGGTTGTGTTGCGGCTAAGCGCCTGGGGCGCCCGGGAGCTGGCGGCGTTGAACTGGAACTTCAGGGCGATTATCAACTGGCTGCCGGAGGTTCCCGAGCCTTTATTAAGGGAGCGCATGGGGCAATGGCGGTTGGAAAAGGCGGCACAAAAGGTGGGAAGCAAAAATCAACTGGGATTGCCAAACCGTTTATGGGAATTTTTGCTGGAGCAGTCCGGCATTGATGCGCAAAAACGCTGGGCCGATCTGCCTTCAAAAAACCAAAACCAGCTGATCAAAAACATCGGCACTTTTGAGTTGCCGGTTGAGGGAAAAACAACCTATAAGGATGAGTTTGTTACTGCAGGAGGCATTATTCTTCCGGATCTGGATCCGCAAACTATGATGAGCAAAAAAGTTCCGGGGCTGTTTTTTACGGGCGAGGTGATCGATGTGGATGGGATTACCGGCGGATACAATTTTCAGCATGCCTGGAGCTCCGGTTTTGTAGCGGCCCGTGCAATGGTACAGTTATCGGCAGCTTAA
- a CDS encoding M15 family metallopeptidase, with protein MSFCKCSCFLIVCWAALSCSAQSYSFPILRSGADYQDAVRKNADNRLVELKTKIPGMVYDLRYATTDNFMHRLMYPRNTHVTFLRKPAAEALAAVQAALKPEGLGLKIFDAYRPFSVSEKFWELVKDERYVANPAKGSNHNRGTAVDLTLIDLKTGRELPMGTGFDNFTDTAHHSFTALPPQVLRNRERLKNVMQMHGFKPLDSEWWHYTYATGAFDVLDLSFKQLNKCPK; from the coding sequence ATGTCTTTCTGTAAATGCTCTTGTTTTCTTATCGTATGCTGGGCTGCCTTGTCCTGTTCTGCCCAATCCTATTCCTTCCCGATTCTGCGATCCGGAGCAGACTACCAGGATGCTGTCCGTAAAAACGCTGATAATCGCCTGGTGGAACTAAAAACCAAGATACCCGGTATGGTTTATGATCTCCGGTATGCCACTACCGATAATTTTATGCACCGCCTGATGTACCCGCGAAACACACACGTTACTTTTTTACGAAAGCCGGCTGCCGAAGCGCTGGCTGCGGTACAGGCAGCGCTAAAACCGGAAGGGCTGGGATTAAAAATATTTGATGCCTATCGCCCCTTTTCCGTTTCCGAAAAGTTCTGGGAGCTGGTAAAGGATGAACGGTATGTGGCCAACCCTGCAAAAGGAAGCAACCATAACCGGGGAACAGCGGTAGACCTAACATTGATCGATCTCAAAACCGGCAGGGAATTACCAATGGGTACGGGGTTCGACAATTTTACCGATACCGCACATCATAGCTTTACCGCATTGCCGCCACAGGTACTCCGTAACCGCGAGCGTTTAAAAAACGTAATGCAAATGCATGGCTTTAAGCCCCTCGATTCCGAGTGGTGGCACTATACGTATGCCACCGGAGCCTTTGATGTGCTGGATCTTTCATTTAAACAACTCAATAAATGTCCTAAATGA
- a CDS encoding AAA family ATPase → MIVDRFHILTGGPGSGKTTLLTVLEGPYFHIVPEVAREIIREQMAAGGTALPWKDQDLYTSLMLERSLESYQATLKQLQSNPNQHFFFDRGIPDTLCYATLTGQGISEDMNKAASIHRYNPTVFMLPPWKEIYTTDTERKQSWEEAVVTYEQLKATYTNYQYKVVEVPTGPPQQRSNFIIASLGL, encoded by the coding sequence ATGATCGTTGACCGTTTTCACATCCTCACCGGCGGACCGGGATCAGGAAAAACCACGTTGCTGACCGTACTGGAAGGCCCGTATTTTCATATTGTACCGGAAGTAGCCCGGGAGATCATCCGCGAGCAAATGGCAGCCGGAGGCACCGCGTTGCCCTGGAAAGATCAGGACCTTTACACCAGCCTGATGCTGGAGCGATCCCTAGAAAGCTATCAGGCAACCCTAAAACAGCTACAAAGCAACCCAAATCAGCACTTTTTCTTCGATCGCGGTATACCCGATACCCTGTGTTATGCCACCCTTACCGGCCAGGGCATTTCTGAAGACATGAACAAAGCAGCATCAATACACCGGTACAACCCAACCGTATTTATGTTACCTCCCTGGAAAGAAATTTATACCACCGATACCGAACGGAAACAAAGCTGGGAGGAAGCAGTGGTTACCTATGAACAGCTGAAAGCAACTTATACCAATTATCAATATAAAGTAGTGGAAGTACCAACCGGCCCCCCGCAGCAACGCAGTAATTTTATTATCGCAAGCCTGGGACTTTAA
- a CDS encoding sodium:solute symporter, translating into MKSLDWFVLVITLAAIILYGVYKSRTTRDLDGYFLSNRSMPWYLILLSIMGTQASAITFLAAPGQAYTDGMRFVQYYFGLPLAAIVICISFVPVFSRLKVFTAYEYLEQRFDLKTRTLTSFLFLLQRGLSTGISIYAPSIILSVLLGWNIYLTNLFMGGLLIIYTVTGGARAVAYTQTFQFLIIIGAMVTAGYFIVKDLPPGIGFSDALLVGGKLGKMNVLTSGFREGTFDWGDRYNIFSGMIGGFFLLLSYFGTDQSQVGRYLTARSLTESRLGLLMNGIVKVPMQFFILLIGVLVFAFYQFNKAPAFFNELELKRLEQSVYSDSLHHLKLELQSIQQRKNAALALYPGQQETVFQQLQALQQETDTVRMQIKGLVKKNGGADNDTNYIFLHFVVDYLPAGLVGLIIAIIFLASWGSIAAALNSLASSTVIDFHKRFSAKKNPDEKDYRISKHYTLLWGLFCIAVAMFVSNWGNSLIEVVNVLGSLFYGTILGIFLVAFYSKQIKGNAVFWAAMIAELIVVVLFFLNEYKVIALGFLWLNAIGALLVWGISFLLQLLMPQRDSYN; encoded by the coding sequence ATGAAATCACTGGATTGGTTTGTACTGGTTATAACATTGGCTGCCATCATCCTTTACGGGGTATATAAAAGCCGCACCACACGTGACCTCGACGGGTATTTCCTTTCCAATCGCAGTATGCCGTGGTACCTGATCCTGCTGAGTATCATGGGCACCCAGGCAAGCGCCATCACGTTTCTTGCAGCACCAGGACAAGCTTATACGGACGGTATGCGGTTTGTTCAGTATTACTTCGGGTTACCGCTGGCTGCCATTGTTATTTGCATTTCCTTTGTTCCGGTTTTTAGCCGGCTTAAAGTATTTACGGCTTACGAATACCTGGAGCAGCGCTTCGACCTGAAAACCCGGACGCTAACCTCCTTCCTGTTTCTGCTGCAACGGGGACTGTCTACCGGTATCAGCATTTATGCGCCTTCCATTATCCTGTCTGTGTTGCTGGGCTGGAATATTTATCTTACCAATCTTTTTATGGGCGGGTTGCTGATCATATACACCGTTACCGGCGGCGCCCGCGCGGTAGCCTATACCCAAACCTTCCAGTTCCTGATCATTATCGGCGCTATGGTTACGGCCGGATATTTTATAGTAAAAGACCTGCCGCCCGGTATTGGGTTCAGCGATGCATTGCTGGTTGGAGGAAAGCTGGGAAAGATGAATGTACTCACCTCCGGATTCAGGGAGGGCACATTTGACTGGGGCGACCGGTACAATATTTTCAGCGGTATGATTGGTGGCTTTTTCCTTTTATTGTCCTATTTTGGAACCGATCAGTCGCAGGTGGGCCGTTATCTTACCGCCCGGAGCCTTACGGAAAGCCGGTTGGGGCTGTTGATGAACGGAATTGTAAAGGTACCCATGCAGTTCTTTATTTTATTGATCGGCGTGCTGGTTTTTGCGTTTTACCAGTTCAATAAAGCGCCGGCATTTTTTAATGAACTGGAATTAAAACGGCTGGAACAATCGGTCTACAGCGACTCCCTGCATCATTTAAAGCTGGAACTGCAATCCATTCAGCAACGGAAGAATGCGGCGCTGGCATTGTATCCCGGTCAGCAGGAAACGGTTTTTCAACAGCTGCAGGCACTTCAGCAGGAAACCGATACGGTGCGGATGCAGATCAAAGGGTTGGTAAAAAAGAACGGAGGGGCGGATAATGATACCAACTATATTTTCCTGCATTTTGTGGTGGACTATTTGCCGGCCGGGCTGGTGGGACTGATCATTGCCATTATATTCCTTGCCAGTTGGGGAAGTATTGCTGCTGCGTTGAATTCCCTGGCATCCAGTACAGTGATCGATTTTCATAAACGGTTTTCCGCAAAAAAGAACCCGGATGAAAAGGACTACCGGATTTCAAAGCACTATACGCTTTTATGGGGACTCTTCTGTATTGCTGTGGCCATGTTTGTTTCCAATTGGGGCAACAGCCTGATAGAAGTGGTAAATGTGCTGGGCTCGCTGTTCTATGGTACGATCCTCGGTATTTTCCTGGTTGCGTTTTACTCCAAACAAATAAAGGGAAATGCAGTGTTCTGGGCCGCTATGATTGCCGAACTGATCGTGGTTGTTTTATTTTTTCTGAATGAATACAAAGTGATTGCACTGGGATTCCTGTGGCTGAATGCCATCGGGGCCTTACTAGTTTGGGGAATTAGTTTTTTGCTGCAGTTGCTGATGCCGCAACGGGATTCGTATAACTGA